Genomic window (Paraburkholderia phenazinium):
GCGCTCGTGAAACTGTACGAGGACAACGCGTCCACCCTCACGCCTGACCCGCTCTATACCGCGTTCTATTATTCGCATCCGCCGGCGTCGCAGCGGATCGACCGCCTGCTGCGGCACGCATGAGCGCCCGCTCCCCGAAGGCGCCGCGCGCACCGTCCACGACGCGCGTGGGCGGCCTGGTGATCGCGGCCCATGGCCGGCACTACCTGGTCGCACCGGAAGACGGCGGCGCGATGCTGCAGTGTTTTCCGCGCGGCAAGCGCAGCGAAGTGGCGGTCGGCGATCGCGTGATTTACGAACCCACTTCGGCTGATCAGGGCGTGATCGTCGAGATCGGCGAGCGGCGCAATCTGCTCTACCGCTCCGACCAGTACAAATCGAAGCTCTTCGCGGCGAACCTCGATCAGTTGCTGATCGTGCTCGCCACCGAGCCGCATTTCAGCGAGGACCTGCTCGGCCGCGCGCTGGTCGCCGCCGAAGCAAACGGGCTGAAGCCGCTGATCGTATTGAACAAGACCGACGTCACCGCCGAGTTACCCGGCGCACGGACGCGGCTCGCGCGCTATCAGGCGCTCGGCTATACGGTGGTGGAACTGTCGATCAAGACCCAGCCGGAGGCGGCGCGCGCGGCTCTCGACGAGCATCTGCGCGGTCATGCCACGCTGCTGCTCGGGCAGTCGGGGATGGGCAAGTCGACGCTGGTCAACCTGGTGGTGCCCAATGCCGAGGTGGCGA
Coding sequences:
- the rsgA gene encoding ribosome small subunit-dependent GTPase A — protein: MSARSPKAPRAPSTTRVGGLVIAAHGRHYLVAPEDGGAMLQCFPRGKRSEVAVGDRVIYEPTSADQGVIVEIGERRNLLYRSDQYKSKLFAANLDQLLIVLATEPHFSEDLLGRALVAAEANGLKPLIVLNKTDVTAELPGARTRLARYQALGYTVVELSIKTQPEAARAALDEHLRGHATLLLGQSGMGKSTLVNLVVPNAEVATREISTALNSGRHTTTFTRLYPLPDGGALIDSPGFQEFGLHHLTEGKLERAFPEFRPLLPNCRFYNCHHLQEPGCAILEAVADGRIAPARHALYAQLVHEASQIVR